In Miscanthus floridulus cultivar M001 chromosome 8, ASM1932011v1, whole genome shotgun sequence, the sequence CTTTGGCCTTCAGAGGAAAGTATGCCATGAATCATGAGCAATATAGTTTGGATTCTGTCAGCCAGGCTTTTCCGTCAGGCAAATGGtagcttacaacaacaacaaagcctttaagtcccaaacaagttggggtaggcaaaTGGTAGCTTCAATTCCAAAAATGTATGTCCTAAACTCCTGATTTCTAACAATTTCATTTGTCGATTTGTTCCTAGTAGAAAAGACCAAATCCTAGATAGGCCCTTGCATATAACACTAGCTCTTCCTATGAATACAGCAGTGAACTGTTAGCTATATTGAGTTATTGACAGAAACAGAAATAGACAATCATAGCATATGGTACTGTTAACTTTGTGCCCTACAACAATAATTGCAAAACAAAAAAACATAAGCTTCTAGGCTGAAGCGAGTAATGCAAATTCATCGGTGTAGTGCTATTTGATACTTCATGTAATAACTTTCAAATGTTCAAACAGAGATGACCAGAGCATAAGGCAACATGTGTTTGAGATGATGATGTATTGACCTTACCCCAGTAACACGACCATCGCAATCACATTGTACTCCTGCATCCGTTCAGCAATGCTATAATTCGAGCTTTGTTCCAATAAAGTCTGCTCAAATATATATGGCGTGCTAAGAATGGTGAACAACATAAACAAAAATGGAAATGGATTAACAATTTAACATAACGAAAACATGCTAGGAGGAGAGGTCAATAGTGTTTACCGAGTCAATAAAGAGAGGCTGATCTCCCAAGAAAATATGGTTGACACTTTTGTAGAAGCTAAAATCCCATTTTTCTCCACTCTCATAACGGCCACTTGTAAACCAATCTACAACTACCAGGTTTGAATTGGCAGAGACTTGAAAAACTTGCTTTTGGTGGTACCGAGCGGTTGAGAAGCAGGTTACAGGGTCTGGAATAACAGCAAGCAGGGCATCTTCCCCAACTCTGGCCTACTGCATGTAATAAATGTTTAATCATGGACCTTTCTAGTTAGGAATGCAACTAAGAGCCTAGAGCCCTTTAATATAACAAATGCCTTGGAAGAAGAATTACCTCTAGCAACTGTTCAGAACATTTTGAACCCACAGCCTTGTACACCTACAATAGTACTTGCCGATCAGAAGTGTATAAATAAAGTCAGCAGATTTGAAGCAAACTAGTTTTGAAGTTGATAATTTCATCAACGGACTAGTTAAGCTTACACGAGTACTTGCCGACCATGAAAAATACAACAGATCTGATTGAAACAAATTTTCAGTTGACATGTAGACAAAAAACTTGAATGAAGGAAATCAGCAACTTTCAGTTGACATTTTTTATGAAGTTGTCAGTTCATGAAAGCTTAGGCATGGCAATAACTGAGCTGAATGATTTCCTGAAGCAGGAAACACTGGAGTAGTATTCCAAAGCTAGAAAGATCAGGGCTAAACAATCTTAGTAAGAGAACGTCATCAGCTAGCTAATTTCTTTGTTGAACTTTAAAAGGTTCACAGTAGAAAGACCCACCCACCCCACCCTACACACACACAGTTTGAATTTTGTTCAGCCAGTGGCAGAGCTCCCAGATTTGGAGAATTTAACGTGCTAGTCCTTGTGTTCAGCATTGTGATGAACTCATGAACAATCACTAGTTTCTACCATGAGCAGAGGAAGAAATTACCCAAGTAGGGATGCCTCCCACATTGTACTAATGCAGCCTAAACAGTGCAGCTGGAAGGCTCATAGACTCTTGTTTATCATACATTCCTACAGAGCCAGTATTTTGGAATCCAGACATCTTCTGGTCAAGGTTCTATACAGTACCATACGGCATTACACGGGTAAGCATCACAAGACCACACAAAACAGCCATAGTATAAGTATAGGCACGAAGCGCAGAGTCAAGCTTCGTTAAGCAACCAGCATACCTTGGTCGAGGCCTGCGTGGTGAACGCCGCCGTGCACCCGTCGCCGACGCTGACCGTGCACGATATGGTGTCCCCCTGCAAGGGCGCGCGCGGGCGCGGCAACCAGGAGCCCGTTACGCTACAGCAACCACCTCCGAACCGCGAGTACCCAGCAACGGCGCAGCGGGCAAGAACGGAGAGAACAGAGAGTGGAGGGAGGTCCTCGGGACTCACGGAGACGATGCCGCCGCCGTAGGTGAGGGC encodes:
- the LOC136475870 gene encoding urease accessory protein D-like produces the protein MAEAATGAVRVEKVRGRSALTRCFARYPLKLIAPSKVGPYSCDAVWLYALTYGGGIVSGDTISCTVSVGDGCTAAFTTQASTKVYKAVGSKCSEQLLEARVGEDALLAVIPDPVTCFSTARYHQKQVFQVSANSNLVVVDWFTSGRYESGEKWDFSFYKSVNHIFLGDQPLFIDSTLLEQSSNYSIAERMQEYNVIAMVVLLGPKLRHIQDKMQDEMKKLMSGQLRPPTSGGSLYTMRSKPPQRPQRPPLVASCSPFGRTGTGMVARVAAVSTELAYSFLRHHLAELEPFLGASPYAAS